In a single window of the Heliangelus exortis chromosome 1, bHelExo1.hap1, whole genome shotgun sequence genome:
- the ASZ1 gene encoding ankyrin repeat, SAM and basic leucine zipper domain-containing protein 1, translating into MAAMGWGSHVVAGGDEDSDSDGDGWDIGVERHEPQQLDQMLQADKNKALKAALFRSDVPLIEELLNSGISIESNFQFGWTPLMCAASMADFAVVRLLLDRGANACFQIDKYTVLMAACTAPASEEKVLKTVELLLSRNADPNLTCRKQMTPLMYAARKGYPQVVSLLVAHGSHINAQDENGYTALMWAAQQGHKNVILKLLELGADKNLQTRDEKTAADLAKINRHSEIYSLLSLAANHLERRCQEAMKQEAIYQFLTAVPDHIAGSNSTFDDMEVFLHGIGLEHIMGLLKERNTTLRQLLIMQRDELIEIGITNPGDQQKLLDAISELQVEEIRIGDLPEVVKMELSGDEFLKFLWKLNKECNRLTVPLQIVNKHFHENSHKLVLQWAPTESFIEVCKDLGCSVENLGMEVARLKDLIEKHEEKYDPTRVRLPEKAPTLEKRLVKMGTVTLLGFVFYFFITKLVVKKT; encoded by the exons ATGGCGGCCATGGGGTGGGGTTCCCACGTCGTGGCGGGAGGAGACGAGGATAGTGACAGCGACGGGGACGGGTGGGATATCGGCGTCGAGCGGCATGAGCCGCAG CAGTTGGATCAAATGTTGCAGGCGGACAAGAATAAAGCCTTGAAGGCAGCTCTGTTTCGGAGTGATGTGCCATTAATTGAAGAACTCTTAAACTCAG GTATAAGCATAGAATCTAACTTTCAATTTGGATGGACTCCCCTGATGTGTGCTGCCAGCATGGCTGATTTTGCAGTAGTGCGTCTTCTTCTGGACCGAGGTGCTAATGCATGTTTTCAAATAG ATAAGTACACTGTACTGATGGCAGCATGTACTGCACCTGCTTCAGAGGAGAAGGTCTTGAAGACTGTGGAACTGCTGCTATCAAGGAATGCTGACCCTAACCTTACCTGCAG gaaacaaATGACTCCACTGATGTATGCAGCTAGAAAAGGCTATCCTCAGGTTGTTTCTCTTCTTGTTGCTCATGGATCACACATAAATGCCCAAGATGAAAATGGATATACA GCATTAATGTGGGCGGCACAGCAAGGacataaaaatgtgattttgaaGTTGCTTGAATTGGGAGCTGATAAAAATCTACAGACTAGGGATGAAAAAACTGCAGCAGACCTAGCAAAAATCAACAGACATTCAGag ATTTATAGTTTACTCTCTTTAGCTGCAAATCACTTGGAAAGGAGATGTCAGGAAGCAATGAAGCAAGAGGCTATCTACCAATTTCTGACAGCTGTCCCTGACCACATAGCTGG TTCCAATTCAACTTTTGATGACATGGAAGTGTTTTTACATGGTATTGGTCTAGAACACATAATGGGATTATTGAAG gaaagaaatactACGTTAAGACAACTTCTGATCATGCAAAGAGATGAGTTAATAGAG aTTGGTATTACAAATCCTGGAGATCAACAGAAACTCCTAGATGCTATTAGTGAGCTACAAGTGGAAGAAATAAGAATTGGAGACCTCCCTGAAGTGGTGAAGATGGAATTGAG TGGAGATGAGTTCCTCAAGTTTCTTTGGAAGTTGAATAAAGAGTGTAATAGGCTGACTGTTCCTCTGCAGATTGTGAATAAGCATTTCCATGAAAATTCTCACAAG CTGGTACTGCAGTGGGCACCGACTGAAAGTTTTATTGAAGTCTGTAAAGACTTGGGTTGCAGCGTTGAAAATCTAGGCATGGAAGTTGCCAGACTGAAGGACCTGATAGAGAAG CATGAAGAGAAGTATGACCCTACCCGAGTGAGACTTCCAGAGAAAGCCCCCACCTTGGAAAAACGATTAGTAAAAATGGGAACTGTAACATTGcttggatttgttttttatttctttataactAAGTTAGTGGTAAAGAAAACCTGA